The Microbulbifer hydrolyticus genome has a segment encoding these proteins:
- a CDS encoding VIT and vWA domain-containing protein has protein sequence MQRLWKKPIHWFSCLLLGALAPQLVAAAGLLTPADGSLPALEIREHHVNVVIDDGYAITEVDQTFYNPNDRALEAVYSFPVPEKASVGEFTYWIDGNAVTGEVLPKQQARTLYEQEKAQGRRTALTEQDEYRSFDSRVYPVQPNDTVRIRLVYIQPVHAELGIGRYVYPLEEGGVDEERMAFFTYQEHVQEAFSFNLSMRSSYPIDQFLLPAHPQAQVQQQSGQEWKAAFANTAGSAVVTNEEGQAQPAPPTSGSAFTLDKDIVVYWRHQQGLPGAVDMVTYRPEGSDRGTFMLTLTPGDDLGTASQGRDWTFVLDMSGSMAGKYHSLAEGVRKGLGKLPPTDRFRIVLFNDQAQDLTSGFVPVTDSNVNRYLQQLESLQPSGGTNLFAGLKSAYEQLDADRPSAVILVTDGVANVGVTAKKAFLKLLEQHDIRLFTFVMGNSANRPLLDGMARVSNGFAMAISNSDDISGRLVQAADKLRHESYRDIDVRISGVKVRDLTPQRIGSLYRGQQLIVFGHYWGDGAAKLTIDGKVSEREVHYTSDLKFPATDTRNPELERLWAYATIEDIQNKMDYLGHDADSEDAIVDLAVEHGLVTPYTSLVVVEEQVFEQQGIKRNNKARVDRERAARQNREAAPIQDHRQDSAQPAFNGSRAYPRSSGGSAGPILMLLLLLVIFFRKKRG, from the coding sequence ATGCAACGATTATGGAAGAAGCCCATTCACTGGTTCAGCTGTCTGCTGCTGGGAGCGCTCGCACCCCAGCTTGTGGCAGCTGCCGGCCTGCTGACACCCGCAGACGGCTCGCTACCCGCCCTGGAAATCAGGGAGCATCACGTGAACGTGGTGATCGACGACGGCTACGCCATCACGGAAGTAGACCAGACCTTTTACAACCCGAACGACCGTGCGCTCGAAGCGGTTTACAGTTTTCCCGTCCCCGAGAAAGCATCGGTAGGCGAGTTCACCTACTGGATCGACGGCAATGCGGTGACGGGCGAGGTGCTGCCGAAGCAGCAGGCACGCACCCTGTACGAGCAGGAAAAAGCGCAGGGCAGAAGAACGGCACTGACCGAGCAGGACGAGTACCGCAGCTTCGATAGCCGCGTCTACCCGGTGCAGCCCAACGATACGGTGCGTATCCGCCTGGTGTATATACAGCCTGTACATGCCGAACTGGGTATAGGGCGCTATGTCTATCCACTGGAAGAAGGCGGTGTGGACGAGGAGCGCATGGCCTTCTTCACCTATCAGGAGCATGTGCAGGAGGCGTTCAGTTTCAACCTGAGCATGCGCTCTTCCTATCCCATCGATCAGTTCCTGTTGCCGGCACATCCACAGGCTCAAGTACAGCAACAGTCCGGACAGGAATGGAAAGCGGCGTTCGCGAATACCGCGGGCAGCGCTGTTGTCACTAACGAAGAGGGACAGGCACAGCCAGCCCCACCAACTTCCGGCAGTGCATTCACGCTCGACAAGGACATCGTTGTTTACTGGCGCCACCAGCAGGGATTGCCGGGCGCAGTCGATATGGTGACCTATCGCCCCGAGGGCAGTGATCGAGGCACATTCATGCTGACACTGACACCCGGCGATGACCTGGGTACGGCCAGTCAGGGCAGGGACTGGACCTTTGTACTGGATATGTCGGGATCCATGGCCGGGAAGTATCACAGCCTTGCCGAGGGAGTACGCAAGGGGTTGGGCAAACTACCGCCAACAGACCGCTTTCGCATAGTGCTGTTTAACGATCAGGCACAGGATCTGACGAGCGGTTTTGTTCCGGTAACCGACAGCAATGTAAACCGTTACCTGCAGCAGCTTGAATCCCTGCAGCCCAGTGGCGGCACCAACCTGTTTGCCGGCCTCAAGTCCGCCTACGAGCAACTGGATGCAGATCGTCCCAGTGCGGTGATCCTGGTAACCGATGGCGTGGCCAATGTGGGGGTAACCGCGAAGAAGGCGTTCCTCAAGCTGCTCGAGCAACACGACATACGTTTGTTCACTTTCGTTATGGGGAACAGCGCCAACCGACCACTACTGGATGGCATGGCTCGCGTATCCAACGGTTTTGCCATGGCCATCTCCAACAGCGACGATATTTCCGGGCGGCTGGTCCAGGCGGCAGACAAATTGCGGCATGAGTCTTACCGCGATATCGACGTAAGGATTTCCGGGGTCAAAGTGCGCGATTTGACACCACAGCGCATCGGCTCCCTCTACCGCGGTCAGCAGCTGATTGTATTCGGACATTACTGGGGCGACGGCGCAGCAAAACTCACCATCGACGGCAAGGTCTCCGAGCGCGAGGTGCACTACACCTCAGATCTCAAGTTCCCTGCCACCGATACGCGCAATCCCGAGCTGGAACGTCTGTGGGCATACGCCACCATCGAAGATATCCAGAACAAAATGGATTACCTGGGCCACGATGCCGACAGCGAAGATGCCATTGTGGACCTTGCCGTGGAGCATGGCCTGGTAACGCCCTACACCTCACTGGTCGTTGTAGAGGAGCAGGTATTTGAACAACAGGGCATCAAGCGCAACAACAAGGCGCGGGTCGATAGGGAAAGAGCGGCGCGCCAGAATCGTGAAGCGGCACCGATACAGGATCACCGACAGGACAGCGCCCAGCCGGCCTTCAATGGCTCCCGCGCCTACCCCCGCAGCAGTGGTGGTTCTGCCGGTCCGATCCTGATGTTGCTATTGCTGCTTGTTATCTTTTTTCGAAAAAAACGGGGCTGA
- a CDS encoding helix-turn-helix domain-containing protein: MSQTQALMKTLKRELKARGVTYAEVAKRLQLSESSIKRLLSGDTLSVVRLESLCEIAGMDFSDLIRKTSEARRGITTLTEEQEREVAGDPHLLLVTVCVLNHWTIEQILQTYELSEPACTRLLARLDRLKLIELLPLNRYRLIVAKEFHWLPGGPIQKFFRKEVQPDFLDSNFAGPGEKMIFRTGMLSRAANAELMRRMDRLLEQFHELHDADTSLALDERFGSSLMVALRPWELQHFSRLRRRDMEKVFPE; the protein is encoded by the coding sequence ATGAGCCAGACACAGGCACTGATGAAGACGCTCAAGCGCGAGTTGAAGGCGAGGGGGGTGACTTATGCCGAGGTCGCAAAACGGCTGCAGTTGTCCGAAAGCAGCATCAAGCGCCTGCTCAGCGGTGACACTCTTTCTGTGGTTCGGCTAGAGAGCTTGTGCGAGATTGCCGGCATGGACTTCTCCGACCTGATACGCAAGACCAGCGAAGCCCGTCGCGGTATCACAACACTGACAGAGGAGCAGGAGCGCGAGGTTGCCGGCGACCCGCACCTGTTGTTGGTAACGGTGTGCGTCCTCAACCACTGGACTATCGAGCAGATACTGCAGACCTACGAGCTCAGCGAGCCGGCATGTACCCGGCTACTGGCCAGGCTTGACCGGCTGAAACTGATCGAGCTGCTGCCCCTTAACCGTTACCGGTTGATCGTCGCCAAGGAATTCCACTGGTTACCCGGTGGACCCATCCAGAAATTCTTTCGCAAAGAAGTGCAGCCGGACTTTCTCGATTCGAACTTTGCCGGCCCCGGCGAGAAAATGATATTCCGCACCGGCATGCTTTCGCGCGCAGCCAATGCCGAGCTGATGAGGCGGATGGATCGGCTGCTGGAGCAGTTTCACGAACTGCATGACGCGGATACCAGCCTGGCACTGGATGAGCGTTTTGGGTCCAGCCTGATGGTGGCACTGCGACCGTGGGAGTTACAGCACTTCAGCCGGTTGCGGCGGCGGGATATGGAGAAAGTGTTTCCCGAGTAA
- a CDS encoding TonB-dependent receptor: protein MKRSLSRRNVLSSAILAATATAVPQTLFAAEESAMEEVAVVGSRIQRNAEFETATPIQVMDREALEKAGYTNLQQMFEKNPAAGNGTFSTRGNNQDSTANGAAAVSLRGMGADATLVLVNGKRVAISAFAESITTNFVDINTIPIAAVERVEVLKDGASAIYGSDAVAGVVNLVLRKDFEGTEIAVDYGGADGYDEQSVSAVWGINSDDANLTVIFDHHTNSTLASVERNGLDTADQSFRGGMDFRSSRGYPGRFIVDGETTIDPNCPDGNAFGQTCVYDYGPWTLLTPESERTGVLMLGHAQLTDNLEFFSELAVQHNTSIAQGAPTPLDEDAGLTVPINHPNNPFAGATSIGVGRYRTVDAGARQWDIETDNLRGVFGLRGSIADWDWEASVQRSRSESTQSGDRSQGWVRTDFLQEEIDAGRYNPFGGVQNPQSVIDAITTSLVRQGKSELRSVDFTINGELFDTSNGAIAMAAGLEHREEKASDIPDDQFQRGLIFGTESVSASASRDISSAFVEFAIPLPANLDLTLAGRFDDYSDFGSTTNPMANLLWTASEQLSLRASWGTGFRAPSLAQIGLGPSEESLFFTDTYGCAINDAYCASTDYNIVFSGNPDLEAEESESFNIGAVIKPVDNMQLSVDLWSITQEGKIDEVPFGYLYSEFCNDQNSTVCVRSTPLPGESLGSLQSINSGFINIGEQTVSGIDLSMVYSALTVAGGDLGLRLDYSYLTEFERVELDSSGESFLKRDLAGEYEYPEHRWAASADWTRDTFAFTVGLNYIGEFEDTPDIDFDGTLDYDTNRSRIVDSFMTLNLQARYTGFENMVLSLGADNALDEEPPFAIGDGDSDLYGYVSSQHDPRGRFVYGKMTYSF from the coding sequence ATGAAAAGATCATTATCACGCCGCAATGTTTTATCCAGCGCCATTCTGGCCGCGACCGCCACTGCCGTTCCGCAGACCCTGTTCGCCGCTGAGGAAAGTGCGATGGAGGAAGTCGCGGTTGTCGGCTCCCGTATTCAGCGCAATGCCGAGTTTGAGACGGCAACACCAATCCAGGTGATGGATCGCGAGGCCCTGGAAAAAGCGGGCTACACCAACCTGCAGCAGATGTTTGAAAAAAACCCGGCAGCGGGTAATGGCACTTTCTCCACCCGCGGGAATAACCAGGACTCCACCGCCAATGGCGCCGCAGCTGTCAGCCTGCGCGGTATGGGTGCCGATGCCACACTGGTACTGGTGAACGGCAAGCGCGTGGCCATCAGCGCCTTTGCCGAGAGCATCACCACAAACTTTGTCGATATAAATACAATTCCGATTGCCGCAGTCGAACGCGTGGAAGTGTTGAAAGACGGTGCCTCCGCGATTTATGGCTCCGACGCGGTCGCCGGTGTGGTCAACCTGGTTCTGCGCAAGGATTTTGAAGGCACCGAAATTGCCGTGGACTACGGTGGTGCCGATGGTTACGACGAGCAATCGGTATCCGCTGTTTGGGGCATCAATAGCGACGACGCCAACCTCACGGTGATTTTTGATCACCACACAAACTCGACGCTTGCCAGCGTAGAACGGAACGGCCTGGATACTGCAGACCAGTCCTTCCGCGGCGGTATGGACTTCCGCTCTTCGCGCGGCTATCCGGGCCGCTTTATCGTCGATGGCGAAACCACCATCGACCCCAACTGCCCGGACGGCAATGCGTTCGGCCAGACCTGCGTGTACGACTACGGCCCCTGGACACTCCTGACTCCGGAATCCGAGCGCACCGGCGTGCTTATGCTGGGTCATGCGCAGCTGACCGACAACCTGGAGTTCTTCAGTGAACTGGCGGTACAGCACAACACCTCCATCGCCCAGGGCGCACCCACACCACTGGACGAGGATGCCGGGCTGACCGTGCCGATCAACCACCCGAACAATCCATTTGCCGGAGCCACCAGTATCGGTGTCGGCCGCTATCGCACCGTCGACGCGGGCGCACGTCAGTGGGACATTGAAACCGACAACCTGCGTGGTGTTTTCGGTCTGCGCGGCAGTATTGCAGACTGGGACTGGGAGGCCTCGGTGCAGCGCTCACGCAGTGAATCCACCCAGAGCGGCGACCGCTCCCAGGGCTGGGTGCGGACGGATTTTCTGCAGGAAGAAATTGATGCGGGCCGCTACAACCCGTTTGGCGGCGTGCAGAATCCACAATCCGTGATCGACGCCATCACCACCAGCCTGGTGCGCCAGGGTAAATCAGAATTGCGCAGCGTAGACTTCACCATCAATGGTGAACTGTTTGATACCAGCAATGGCGCCATTGCTATGGCGGCGGGGCTTGAACATCGCGAAGAAAAAGCCTCCGATATTCCCGACGACCAGTTCCAGCGCGGCCTGATTTTCGGTACCGAGTCGGTTTCCGCCTCTGCCAGCCGCGATATCAGCTCGGCATTTGTGGAATTTGCCATTCCGCTACCGGCCAATCTGGATCTGACACTGGCTGGCCGATTCGACGATTACAGCGACTTCGGCAGCACAACAAACCCCATGGCCAACCTGCTGTGGACCGCCAGTGAACAACTGTCATTGCGCGCATCCTGGGGCACCGGCTTCCGTGCGCCGTCCCTGGCACAGATCGGCCTTGGCCCATCCGAGGAATCGCTGTTCTTCACCGACACTTACGGCTGCGCGATCAATGACGCCTACTGTGCCAGCACCGACTACAACATCGTTTTCTCCGGTAACCCGGATCTGGAAGCGGAGGAGTCCGAGTCATTCAATATCGGTGCCGTCATCAAGCCTGTGGATAACATGCAGTTGTCCGTGGACCTGTGGAGCATCACCCAGGAAGGCAAGATCGACGAGGTACCCTTCGGCTACCTGTACAGTGAATTCTGTAACGATCAGAACAGCACCGTGTGTGTGCGTTCCACACCGCTGCCCGGCGAATCCCTCGGCTCGCTGCAGTCCATCAATAGCGGCTTTATCAATATTGGTGAGCAGACCGTTTCCGGTATCGACCTGAGCATGGTGTACTCCGCACTCACGGTCGCCGGCGGCGACCTGGGCCTGCGCCTGGATTATTCCTACCTGACCGAGTTCGAGCGAGTGGAACTGGATTCCTCCGGCGAGAGTTTCCTGAAACGGGACCTGGCCGGTGAGTATGAATACCCTGAACACCGCTGGGCTGCTTCCGCTGACTGGACCCGGGACACCTTCGCATTCACTGTCGGGCTGAATTACATCGGTGAATTCGAAGACACACCCGACATCGATTTCGATGGCACCCTGGATTACGACACCAACCGCTCGCGCATCGTCGATTCGTTCATGACGCTGAACCTGCAGGCCCGTTACACCGGCTTTGAAAATATGGTTCTCAGCCTCGGAGCCGACAACGCACTCGACGAAGAGCCACCCTTCGCGATTGGCGACGGTGACTCGGATCTTTACGGTTATGTTTCCAGCCAGCATGACCCACGCGGCCGTTTCGTCTACGGGAAGATGACTTATAGCTTTTAA
- the rnr gene encoding ribonuclease R, with amino-acid sequence MSKAPIAAFNPEDAKKYSHPIPAREFIMSLLDKGEQKLDRERLAKVLKLSSDEQKEALRRRLRAMERDGQILFDRREGYSLLKPEDLISGRVIGHPDGFGFLTSEDTSEDLFLSDNEMLTVFDGDLVQARVSGEDRRGRKTGVIVNILERKTTHLVGRLQCEDGDYFLQPENTRIAHEIDLDRDHLMGAKPGQYVYVQVIDYPNHRYNAFGRVTELLGDAMGAGMEIDVAIRSHDIPHSWPQEAIRAARRLGSEVPEADKLHRADLRALPFVTIDGEDAKDFDDAVFCEKTASGNWRLLVAIADVSHYVAPGSALDEEAQVRATSVYFPGRVVPMLPESLSNGLCSLNPHVDRLVMVCEMTINKSGKMTGYTFSEGVIHSHARLTYNQVNAFITAPNSRQGRQTAQKLQETAPHIHALHQLYSVLKKARTKRGAMDFEKPEVKFEFTENRKIERIVPVIRNDAHKMIEEFMLSANVATADFLEKQKIPALYRVHEGPQDKKLTALRAFLGEKGLKLAGGDKPSPAHYDRLLSNIGHRTDAQTIRTMMLRSLSQAEYSPENRGHFGLAYSAYAHFTSPIRRYPDLLVHRAIRSVIRQPQQGNPVRRALKFVLGKGKAPVQRFEKAEVLTEGKSYPYDKTGMQSLAVHCSSASRRADKASWDVEAWLKCEYMQDFVGDTFEGLVSSVTSFGLFIEINDIQVEGLVHISALKKDFYHFDAGKQRLIGERGNSSFALGDTVRVRVVRVDMERRKIELALAD; translated from the coding sequence ATGAGCAAAGCCCCAATAGCTGCGTTTAATCCTGAAGACGCAAAAAAATACAGCCACCCTATTCCCGCACGCGAATTCATTATGAGCCTGCTGGATAAAGGCGAGCAAAAGCTCGACCGGGAACGCCTGGCCAAAGTCCTGAAACTCTCCAGTGATGAGCAGAAAGAAGCCCTGCGTCGCCGCCTGCGCGCCATGGAACGCGACGGGCAGATCCTGTTCGATCGCCGCGAGGGCTACAGCCTGTTAAAGCCGGAAGATCTGATCAGCGGACGTGTTATCGGCCACCCGGATGGCTTCGGTTTCCTGACCAGTGAAGATACCAGCGAAGACCTGTTTCTTTCTGACAACGAAATGCTGACCGTATTCGACGGTGATCTCGTTCAGGCCCGCGTTAGTGGCGAAGACCGCCGCGGTCGCAAGACCGGCGTTATCGTCAATATTCTCGAACGTAAAACCACTCACCTGGTGGGGCGTTTGCAATGTGAAGATGGCGACTACTTTCTGCAGCCGGAAAATACGCGCATCGCTCACGAAATTGACCTGGACCGCGATCATTTGATGGGCGCAAAACCCGGGCAGTATGTATATGTGCAAGTCATCGACTATCCAAACCACCGCTACAATGCCTTTGGTCGCGTAACCGAGCTGCTCGGGGATGCCATGGGTGCCGGCATGGAGATCGATGTGGCGATCCGCAGTCATGACATCCCCCATAGCTGGCCACAGGAAGCGATTCGTGCAGCCAGACGGCTCGGCAGCGAAGTTCCCGAGGCGGACAAACTGCACCGCGCCGACTTGAGAGCACTGCCGTTTGTCACCATCGACGGTGAAGACGCCAAGGACTTTGACGATGCGGTGTTCTGTGAAAAGACCGCTTCAGGCAACTGGCGCTTGCTGGTGGCTATTGCGGACGTTTCCCACTATGTCGCGCCGGGCAGTGCTCTCGATGAGGAAGCGCAGGTGCGCGCGACCTCCGTGTATTTCCCTGGCCGCGTGGTACCCATGCTACCGGAATCCCTCTCCAACGGCCTGTGCTCGCTCAATCCGCACGTAGACCGCCTGGTGATGGTCTGTGAAATGACCATCAACAAGTCCGGAAAGATGACCGGTTACACCTTTTCAGAGGGCGTTATCCACTCGCATGCCCGGCTTACCTATAACCAGGTAAACGCGTTCATCACCGCACCGAATTCGAGACAGGGACGCCAGACTGCACAGAAGCTGCAAGAAACAGCGCCGCATATCCATGCCCTGCACCAGCTGTACTCGGTGTTGAAGAAAGCGCGTACAAAACGCGGCGCAATGGATTTTGAAAAGCCGGAAGTGAAGTTCGAGTTCACCGAAAACCGCAAGATTGAACGTATCGTCCCGGTCATACGGAACGACGCACACAAGATGATTGAGGAATTCATGCTGAGCGCCAATGTGGCGACCGCGGACTTCCTGGAAAAGCAGAAAATACCTGCGCTGTACCGGGTGCATGAAGGCCCGCAGGACAAAAAATTGACCGCCCTGCGCGCATTCCTTGGCGAGAAAGGTCTCAAGCTGGCGGGGGGCGACAAGCCTTCCCCCGCGCATTACGACCGTCTGCTGAGTAACATTGGACACCGCACCGATGCGCAAACCATTCGCACCATGATGCTGCGCTCGCTCAGCCAGGCGGAATACAGCCCGGAAAATCGCGGCCACTTTGGCCTCGCCTACTCCGCTTATGCGCACTTTACCTCGCCCATTCGCCGCTATCCGGACCTGCTGGTACACAGAGCCATTCGCTCCGTGATCCGCCAGCCGCAACAAGGCAACCCGGTACGCCGTGCATTGAAATTCGTCCTCGGCAAAGGCAAGGCACCAGTACAACGGTTCGAGAAAGCGGAAGTTCTCACCGAGGGCAAAAGCTACCCGTACGACAAGACCGGAATGCAGAGCCTGGCAGTACACTGTTCCAGTGCATCGCGTCGCGCCGACAAGGCGAGCTGGGACGTAGAAGCCTGGTTGAAGTGCGAGTATATGCAGGACTTTGTTGGCGATACTTTTGAAGGACTGGTAAGCAGTGTCACCAGCTTCGGGCTGTTTATCGAGATCAATGATATTCAGGTTGAAGGGCTGGTGCATATTTCGGCACTGAAAAAGGACTTTTACCATTTTGATGCCGGCAAGCAGCGCCTTATCGGCGAACGCGGTAACAGCAGCTTCGCCCTCGGCGATACGGTCAGGGTGCGCGTTGTGCGTGTCGACATGGAGCGCCGCAAAATAGAACTGGCACTCGCCGACTAA
- a CDS encoding cold-shock protein yields the protein MSNTTTGTVKWFNESKGFGFIEQKSGPDVFAHFSAIASSGFKTLAEGQAVEFTVTQGPKGPQAENIVCA from the coding sequence ATGTCCAACACTACTACCGGCACTGTTAAGTGGTTTAACGAATCCAAAGGCTTTGGCTTTATTGAACAGAAATCTGGCCCCGATGTGTTCGCACACTTCAGCGCCATTGCAAGCTCTGGATTCAAGACCCTGGCCGAAGGCCAGGCCGTTGAGTTCACCGTGACCCAGGGCCCGAAAGGCCCGCAAGCTGAAAATATTGTTTGCGCCTGA
- a CDS encoding CopG family transcriptional regulator — protein METKTARFTVLLDPRKKKAFEQLCASQDLTPSQVTRQLIRKYLEEHDIDFLSEEPPEEKAHKR, from the coding sequence GTGGAAACCAAGACTGCACGTTTTACCGTATTGCTCGACCCGAGGAAAAAGAAGGCATTTGAACAGCTTTGCGCCTCCCAGGACCTGACGCCCTCGCAGGTGACCCGCCAGTTGATCCGCAAGTACCTAGAAGAACACGACATTGATTTTCTGAGCGAGGAACCGCCGGAAGAGAAGGCCCACAAGCGCTAG
- a CDS encoding zinc ribbon domain-containing protein YjdM, producing MSSTLPPCPKCDSTYVYQDQEMLICPECAHEWNPSEAAVDEDALDIRDANGTPLAEGDKITLAKDLKVKGSSQVLKIGTKAKIKRLVDGDHDLDCRVDGAGDMMLKSEFVKKA from the coding sequence ATGAGTTCCACCTTACCCCCCTGTCCTAAATGTGACTCTACCTACGTGTATCAGGATCAGGAGATGCTGATCTGCCCGGAATGCGCCCACGAATGGAACCCCTCCGAGGCTGCCGTGGATGAAGACGCGCTGGATATCCGGGATGCAAATGGCACCCCGCTGGCGGAAGGGGACAAGATTACCCTGGCGAAAGACCTGAAGGTCAAAGGATCCTCCCAGGTACTCAAGATCGGTACCAAAGCGAAGATCAAGCGCCTGGTGGATGGTGACCATGACCTGGACTGCAGGGTCGATGGCGCCGGCGACATGATGCTCAAGTCCGAGTTCGTGAAGAAGGCGTGA
- the rrtA gene encoding rhombosortase: protein MNKQRLQQVLYWLPPLIVVAAAAAIYVKEDTLGALLSYDRSRILAGEYWRIVSGHLTHTNLNHLLLNGCGLTLAWALMPMRPRLNIALAGLAIIGALCGLALLLFEPQITWYRGLSGVIHALLVLGAVFNITTAGERLPGLVVLAAVVLKLYSETFGTSGSMVTELIGAPVVTEAHFWGALAGAAVAILLLLGTRFGQAIARPVFWSRAGRPD from the coding sequence ATGAACAAGCAGCGGTTACAACAAGTCCTCTACTGGCTGCCACCGCTGATTGTGGTAGCGGCGGCAGCGGCCATATACGTTAAAGAGGATACACTTGGCGCACTGCTTTCTTACGATCGGAGCCGGATTCTCGCGGGTGAATACTGGCGTATTGTTAGCGGCCACCTGACCCACACCAACCTGAACCACCTGTTGTTGAACGGCTGCGGGCTGACGCTGGCGTGGGCCCTAATGCCTATGCGCCCCCGGCTGAACATAGCCCTGGCAGGGCTCGCCATCATCGGTGCCCTTTGCGGCCTGGCGCTGCTGCTGTTCGAACCGCAGATCACCTGGTACCGGGGACTGTCGGGGGTTATCCACGCCCTGCTGGTGCTGGGTGCGGTATTCAATATCACTACAGCGGGCGAGCGCTTGCCGGGCTTGGTCGTGCTCGCTGCAGTAGTGCTCAAACTCTATTCAGAAACCTTCGGCACCAGTGGCAGCATGGTGACAGAGCTGATCGGCGCCCCGGTGGTGACCGAGGCACACTTCTGGGGGGCACTTGCCGGCGCTGCCGTCGCAATATTGCTTCTACTGGGTACCAGGTTCGGGCAGGCTATTGCCCGGCCAGTGTTCTGGTCTCGAGCAGGCCGCCCAGACTAG